From Paenibacillus sp. PL2-23:
TGCTAGTTGATTCTGAGGCGAAGCGCGGCTGGAAGATCCTCGCGGATCACGTGAATCGTCTGGACTACGCCATCAAGCGCCGCTATATGCTGGACAACTTGGGCGAGACCGAGAAGGCGGCCCTCCGCAAGCTGCTTGTTGAGCACAATGCGGAATGGTGGGACCGCTCCCCGGCCGAGCTGAAGGACGCGCTGGGCGGCTAATAAGAAGGCTGCTGTATGGAAGGGCTGTAAGCCCATCGGTACAGCAGCCTTTTTTTGTTCAGCGTGCCCATGCGCCCGCCGCCGCCCAAATAGACGTATGAGGCACGTCTAAATGCGCCGAACTGCCCGTCTCAGCACAAATAGATGTATGAGGCACGTCTAAATGCACCAAACCGCCCGTCCCAGCACAAATAGATGTTCCTGGCACGTCTAAAAGCGCCGAACTGCCCGCCGCCGCCCAAATAGACGTATGAGGCACGTCTAAAAGCACCAAACCGCCCGTCCCCGCGCAAATAGACGTATGAGGCACGTCTAAAAGCACCAAACCACCCGTCCCCGCCCAAATAGACGTATGTGGCACGTCTAAATGCACCAAACCGCCCGTCCCAGCACAAATAGACGTATGTGGCGCGTCTAAAAGCGCCAAAACTGCCCGTCCCCGCGCAAATAGACGTATGAGGCACGTCTATTGCTCCAGGCAGCCGACGCGGGCATCGTGCAAGGACGCTCGGGCAATCGCTTCGCTCCGCAAGCTACGGCGAAGAGAGCGGAAGCGGTCACGATGATCATGAACATGCTGAAAGCGGAGAAATAAGGGGAGTAAGCTGTTCCTAATGAGGTAGCGGTTCCAGGCTGTATGTTGCCTGGAGCCGCTTTTTTCTATGGGGCCCGTCCTGCTGGGATTGATAGAGCATGTCCGTCAAGGTAGAATGAACCGATATGGAATGGTGGAATCAAAAAAATATTTTATGAGGTGCAGGGTTTCATAAGAGGGGCAACGTCTATTGTATCGGGAAGGGAGGAGAGCGACATTCTAGACGAAGAACAATGGCTGGACGCGGTGCGGAAGGGCGGACCCGAGCATTATCGGCCGTTCGTGCAGGCGTATGGCCCGTATATTTACAAGACCGTCTATGCCGTGCTGCATTCCCCGCATGATGCCGAGGACGTAACGCAGGAGACGCTTCTGCAAATATACCGCTCTCTCCCGAGCTTCCGAATGGATGGTCTCAAGACTTGGATTACGCGAATAGCAGTCAACAAAGCGATTGATTACAAGCGGCGCAGAGCGCGAAGGCCGGAGGAGCTAATCCAGCAGGAGCTCGTCGATCAGCAATCCAGTGACAGCCATGCAGAAGGCATGCTGGCTTCCTCGCCGAAGCCGGCGGCGGAAGCGGTGGCGCTCCGGCGGGAGGAGCTTAAGCAGATTCAGAAGATGGTGGGCGAGCTGCCGGAAGGGTATCGAGACGTGGTGACCGCCTTTTATATGGAAGAAAAGTCATATGAGCAAATTGCGGCCGAGACGGGACTGGAGCGCAAAAGCATCGAGTCCAAGCTGTACCGGGCAAGAGGCTGGATGAAGCGCAATTGGCGGAAGGAGGACTTCGAATGAGCAATAGGAATCACGAGCATCTGACATTGGAGCAGCTGCACCGATATATTCGGAATGAGATGCCGCCTTCTGAGCGGGAGCTGGCGGACCAAGAGCTCATCGCATGCGAGGACTGCATGTCGCGGTTCATGACGGCGTTGGAGGAAGCGGAGCTTGGAGGGCGGCCTCTTGTGCTGAAGGATGCCATGCCAGACATGCAGCGTCTGGAGGATCGTGTGATGGGTGAGCTGATGCGGAACGCAGCCGCTCCAGAACAGTCGGCAATCAGGCCCCCGCATGCAGGGAAGCGGCGCGGCTCCTGGCTGCAGCATCCAGCGGCTCATTACGCGATCGCCGCATCCATCACGCTAATGCTCGTTGCGACCGGCGCGCTGGCCGGCTTCTCGGAGAAGCTCCGGTATGCGGAGGCGGAGCAGGGGAGCTCTATCATTCCGCCATTCTCCGCCAGTGTGGAGTGGAGGGATGAGCCTTCCTGGTCCGACCGGCTTGTGCATCAGGCAGGAAGTTTCCTCGATGGCGTGCAGGCGCTGCGCTTCAAACCATAATACTATTTTCGAGAGGATGTTTAACGATATGAGTAGAAAAAGCCCGTTAGTTGCGTTTCTCCTGTCTTTTATCCCAGGCGCGGGGCATGCTTACTTGGGCCGAGTCGCCCGGCTTATGATATACGGAGGCGGCTTCTTCGGAAGTTTGCTGCTGGGAGCGTTCGCGGTGGCTACGGGTGCGGAAGAACCAGGAGTCTTTATGCTTGTTATAGCCTTTCTCTTCGCCTTCATCAATATGGTCGACATGATTGTAACGATTGTTTCCGGTAAAGCATTTGCGCCCGCGCCGATGGTCTACGGACCATCTAGCGATTTCTCTGCTGCCGGCGCCCCGGAGCCATCCGAGCCGTTTGTTGCTTCCGGGGAGCCTAAGGCCTACTCCTATTCCGATAGGCAGAGCTATCCCGGTTATGATGCTCATGCGCATGAGCGCCAGCAAGAGAAGACAAAAACGCTGCTGCTGTCCGTTATTCCCGGTCTCGGGCATATGAGTATGGGTCTTATGCAGCGGGGCATTACGTTTCTTGTCTCCTTCGTGGGCTTGTTCGCGATCATTTTGTTCCTTGGGTTTATTACGGGCTCCCCGTCCATGCTCGTGTTCCTGCTGGCGCTTCCCGTTATCTGGATTTACAGTATGTTCGACGCCGCGTCTTTGGTGCAGAGCAAGCAGAATGGCGAGCCAGTGGAGGACCGCTCGTTGTTCGAGGGCATTGAATCGCATATCGCATCCGGGCAAAAAAACAAAGTGCTTACCATCGCGCTGTCCATATTCCCAGGAGCGGGCCATCTCTATCTTGGTCTCCAGAAGCGCGGCTTGCAGCTAATGGGCGGCTTCCTTCTCGCGATTTATATTATGGATAACCTTCGGCTCTCTCTGTTTCTGTTCCTGCTGCCGCTGTTCTGGTGCTTCGCTTTCTTCGACGCGCTCGCGCAGCTGTCCAGGTACGGACGCCAGAAGCTGGAGGATGAGCCCGTGCTTCCTTACTTTGTGCCCTACCAGCGCTGGCTTGGCGTTGGACTGATCGGCTTTGGCCTGTATTTTCTAGTTGACCGAATATTGATTGCAGAGCTGAGTGCTCGGTTTCCGCTTCTTTATCAAGAGTATTTGACGTACAAATATATGCTGCCTACCGCGATTATCGCATTCGTCATGATTGTCGTTGGCCTGCGCCTTGCCTTCGGGGGACGCAGCATGCTGAGCGCGGCCGTACGGGACCGGGGCAATGAGCCATTGTCCGACGAAGAAGGGAGGGGGTAAGGATGCCAATCGCAGGTTATGAGCAAGCAGCAACAGCAGCAGGAGGCGGCAACAGGAGCGCAGCCCCTCCTGAGCGGCAACTAGACCACGCTTGGCGTGTGGGATCCTTGTCCATGGGCATTACGCTGATGCTTATTGGTACGGCGTTCGCCGTGTCGTTGTGGCAGGACGCGGAAGCGTATGAGCTGCTGATGTGGGTGGCTCCCGTCATATTCATCCTGCTCGGAGTAGAGCTGTTGATCTATGTGTCGATTGCGGGCAAGCGTTCGGCGAGGGTCCGTTATGACTGGCTTAGCGTCCTGTTCGTCGGACTGATTGGCGCGGGCAGTGTGGTTCTTGCGCTGCTTATGTCTTCGGGTCTGTTCG
This genomic window contains:
- a CDS encoding sigma-70 family RNA polymerase sigma factor; this encodes MQGFIRGATSIVSGREESDILDEEQWLDAVRKGGPEHYRPFVQAYGPYIYKTVYAVLHSPHDAEDVTQETLLQIYRSLPSFRMDGLKTWITRIAVNKAIDYKRRRARRPEELIQQELVDQQSSDSHAEGMLASSPKPAAEAVALRREELKQIQKMVGELPEGYRDVVTAFYMEEKSYEQIAAETGLERKSIESKLYRARGWMKRNWRKEDFE
- a CDS encoding S-layer homology domain-containing protein translates to MLQAADAGIVQGRSGNRFAPQATAKRAEAVTMIMNMLKAEK